From Mucilaginibacter rubeus, a single genomic window includes:
- a CDS encoding PepSY-associated TM helix domain-containing protein, which translates to MKVFFRTIHLYLSLAAGVIIFCSCLTGTMLVFEKEIQQALNPQRYFVKPQDKRLPISALTAGVLKQIPKSKLATVTVYEDPERTVEVALIVPEKKDKKAVGAPKAEKHAGAHAKKDAKPKEAERSNLTAFVNPYTGQIVDQFNRRQTFLYSVEMFHRYLLGGKNSLGDWVISLSTLFFLLILITGVILWWPKTKVIMKQRLKIKWGGSGKRLTHDLHIVTGFYTSIFLIIISASGLVMTFKWANSTLFFLTNSKVVAKEDIKTPLSVYQSGVTAISPEAAIGALDSKITDAENFTIRYPKDTAAVYTFNVLKKGSVELATDTYYIDQYSGKIAGSALYANKSLGQRIRGVIKPIHTGSIYGWPTQVLAFLITLVSLIFPVTGVMMWLNRTSKKKKKQVRSRSKVLPVEVA; encoded by the coding sequence ATGAAAGTATTTTTCCGCACCATCCACCTCTACTTAAGCCTTGCGGCAGGAGTAATCATTTTTTGCTCGTGCTTAACCGGTACCATGCTGGTTTTTGAAAAGGAAATTCAGCAGGCACTTAATCCGCAGCGGTATTTTGTAAAACCCCAGGATAAAAGGCTGCCGATATCTGCGCTGACTGCAGGCGTTTTAAAGCAAATTCCCAAATCAAAACTGGCAACTGTCACTGTTTATGAGGATCCTGAGCGTACTGTAGAGGTGGCCCTTATTGTACCCGAGAAGAAGGATAAGAAAGCAGTTGGTGCTCCCAAAGCCGAAAAACATGCCGGCGCGCATGCCAAAAAGGATGCTAAGCCAAAAGAAGCGGAACGCTCAAACCTTACCGCTTTTGTAAACCCGTATACCGGGCAAATAGTTGATCAGTTTAACCGCAGGCAAACTTTTCTGTATTCGGTAGAGATGTTTCACCGCTATTTACTGGGCGGCAAAAATAGCCTGGGCGATTGGGTGATCAGCCTCTCAACCTTATTTTTTCTGTTGATTTTGATAACCGGTGTAATACTTTGGTGGCCTAAAACCAAGGTTATTATGAAGCAGCGTCTTAAAATAAAATGGGGCGGCAGCGGAAAGCGTTTAACACACGATCTGCATATCGTTACCGGTTTTTATACTTCTATATTTTTGATCATCATTTCGGCCTCCGGCTTGGTCATGACCTTTAAATGGGCAAACAGTACTTTGTTTTTCCTTACCAATTCAAAAGTTGTTGCCAAAGAAGATATCAAAACCCCGCTTTCAGTCTATCAGTCGGGCGTTACTGCTATTTCACCTGAAGCTGCTATTGGCGCTTTAGATAGTAAAATAACCGATGCCGAAAATTTCACTATCCGTTACCCGAAGGATACAGCAGCGGTTTATACTTTTAATGTGCTCAAAAAAGGTTCGGTTGAACTGGCTACCGATACTTATTATATTGACCAATACAGCGGTAAAATAGCAGGTTCAGCTTTATATGCTAATAAAAGCCTCGGCCAGCGCATCAGAGGTGTTATTAAACCCATTCATACAGGTTCTATTTATGGCTGGCCTACTCAGGTTTTAGCCTTTTTGATCACCTTGGTTTCACTCATTTTCCCGGTAACCGGTGTAATGATGTGGCTTAACCGTACGAGCAAGAAAAAGAAAAAACAGGTTCGTAGCAGGTCGAAGGTATTGCCTGTTGAGGTTGCTTAA